In Candidatus Poribacteria bacterium, the genomic window CAGAGCGCGACTTTGAGGACCTCCTTGAAAAGGATGCGACACTCATCCTTGGTGAACCTCTCTGTGTTATCAGTAGGCAACCCCCCCTGAGTACATCAAAGCAAAAAATTGACCTACTCGCACTTGACCGGCAGGGCAATTCCGTGATTATTGAACTTAAGCGTGGAAAACCTTCGAGGACAGCGATCACGCAAATTTTGGAGTATGCTGCTGGGGTTTCACAACTTTCTTTCATAGAATTAGAACAGCTCGCTTACCGATGGTGCCTACAGCACGGAAAAGAGTTCTCTACACTCACTGCACTGCACAGCGAATTTTTTGGATATGAACCCGGTGATATCCGCAAATCGGCGTTCAACCAACGGCAGCGATTAGTGCTTATTTCGGAGGGCGTGGACACGCGTGTTTTAGAGGTTGCTGAATATCTGCGGGCATTGGGACTCGATCTCACTTATATATCCTATTTTTCTTATCACGCGCCTGATGAAATTTTGGTCGCTACCGAGACAGTCTTAGGTGGAACAGTCGTCAAGGAAGAAGAACGGAGTTATGGCAGCACCACACAGCAATTTATGACGCTCGCGTCGTTTATTGAGACGCTACAGGTGAACGAGGAACTCCTACAAATCGCCAACGAATTTTTAGCGTATGTTGACACATGCGGGGCAACACTGCGACCGCGTATCGCGAAACTCCGGATGACCATCGGTGGATGTTGGTGGCTTGATACGTACCCTTCAAGAAGAGCCACCCATTTCAGAGTAGATGTCCACGGCGACTTTACGCCGCTGCACATCGTTGA contains:
- a CDS encoding endonuclease NucS, which codes for MEVYRWEDRKFGKLEPLRFGAERDFEDLLEKDATLILGEPLCVISRQPPLSTSKQKIDLLALDRQGNSVIIELKRGKPSRTAITQILEYAAGVSQLSFIELEQLAYRWCLQHGKEFSTLTALHSEFFGYEPGDIRKSAFNQRQRLVLISEGVDTRVLEVAEYLRALGLDLTYISYFSYHAPDEILVATETVLGGTVVKEEERSYGSTTQQFMTLASFIETLQVNEELLQIANEFLAYVDTCGATLRPRIAKLRMTIGGCWWLDTYPSRRATHFRVDVHGDFTPLHIVECRANLPNVTVKNFGISFNISTKAHLDYAIEIFERVRNAILF